One genomic window of bacterium includes the following:
- a CDS encoding SMC family ATPase: MRLNSVEISNYRVIRHARIELADQMIGIIGPNGSGKSSLVEAISWALYGHQVARSGKEEIKSGFASASDTCAVELSFELKGESYRLIRRLVGKSERSEVELYRAGASESIGIAETRGYIESLLGLDWRGFLTSFLARQQELNALTDLQPSKRREHLAGMLGIDRIDRATESARDSARREADRLLLLNEQVGSRDTLAQRISQLRQQSGSLTAAVASAAGASTIAQQNLASLTALLREQQERETACSRWENQLPAIAQSEHLLTESRARYTEDLATIAAAQLQIPMLESDVQRLAESRAELIQLRQQQTSESYRQQSRQQLASANETVAAAQRTIADLTNQIELVDQQRLSIPSNLADLLDQARAELAACRDRVVQLTTQRDALTAAIRKLTKQAGSLSELGPDTKCDRCLRPLTAHDLDQVRSHLAEEQAAVAEEMAQLELELQNGIRTRTEIETRLTGLERLSQQQSDLINQQTRLTAELGKLEQQRIAAEDQIKIVTAQLEQFGDLSFDPARLAQLEQEIPPLELAESKLHQLRADLARRDRLESDLAATDQKLADLRTEAEKIRAEIAAIGFDRTALDQIQRDWHHANETAESAKSDLIRAEHARDLANQEITLTEQQLGQFEQISKEIEQSRQAQFRSETLARLLSDFKKHLIARIRPRLAELTGQLLADMTDGRYTLVALDEEYRLRLNDLGQFYGIERFSGGETDLANLCLRLAISQALTESAGMDRSFVMLDEVFGSQDEARRDLVVQGLISLRGRFPQMILITHFEELKQKVEMLVELVPTRHGWSEVRVNGAVA; the protein is encoded by the coding sequence ATGCGCCTCAATTCTGTGGAGATCTCCAACTACCGGGTGATCCGACATGCCCGGATCGAACTGGCCGATCAGATGATCGGGATCATCGGACCCAACGGTTCCGGCAAGTCGAGTCTTGTCGAAGCGATCTCGTGGGCGCTGTACGGTCATCAGGTAGCACGCTCCGGCAAGGAAGAGATCAAGTCCGGCTTTGCGTCTGCCTCCGATACCTGCGCGGTCGAACTCTCGTTTGAACTCAAAGGTGAAAGCTACCGCTTGATCCGACGGTTGGTCGGCAAGTCCGAACGCTCCGAGGTTGAGCTGTATCGCGCGGGAGCATCGGAGTCGATCGGCATCGCCGAAACGCGCGGTTATATTGAATCGCTGCTCGGTCTGGATTGGCGCGGCTTCCTCACTTCGTTCCTGGCCCGCCAACAGGAACTGAATGCTTTAACCGACCTTCAGCCATCCAAACGGCGTGAACATCTGGCCGGCATGTTGGGGATCGACCGGATCGATCGGGCCACCGAATCAGCGCGCGATAGCGCCCGCCGCGAAGCCGATCGTCTGCTCCTGCTCAACGAACAGGTTGGCTCCCGCGACACCCTCGCGCAACGGATATCGCAGCTTCGGCAACAGTCGGGAAGCCTGACCGCAGCGGTGGCATCAGCCGCCGGAGCATCGACGATCGCCCAGCAAAATCTGGCCTCGCTGACCGCTCTGCTCCGGGAGCAGCAAGAGCGAGAAACCGCCTGCTCCCGCTGGGAAAACCAGCTCCCGGCGATCGCCCAGTCGGAGCATCTGCTGACCGAATCCCGCGCCCGCTATACCGAGGATCTCGCCACCATTGCCGCGGCCCAATTGCAGATCCCGATGCTTGAATCCGATGTCCAGCGCCTGGCCGAATCCCGCGCCGAACTGATCCAGCTTCGCCAACAACAGACCTCCGAAAGCTACCGTCAGCAATCCCGCCAGCAGCTAGCCTCGGCCAACGAAACAGTCGCGGCCGCCCAACGAACGATTGCTGACCTGACCAACCAGATCGAACTGGTCGACCAACAGCGGTTGAGTATTCCATCCAACCTCGCCGATCTGTTGGATCAGGCGCGCGCCGAACTGGCGGCGTGCCGCGACCGCGTGGTTCAACTGACCACGCAACGCGACGCGCTAACGGCCGCGATCCGCAAGTTGACCAAACAGGCCGGGTCGCTTTCGGAACTTGGACCGGATACAAAATGCGATCGATGCCTCAGACCGCTGACCGCGCATGACCTCGATCAGGTCCGAAGTCATCTAGCCGAAGAACAGGCCGCGGTTGCCGAAGAGATGGCGCAGCTCGAACTCGAACTGCAAAACGGAATCCGAACCCGCACCGAGATTGAAACCCGGTTGACCGGACTTGAACGGTTGTCGCAACAACAGTCCGACCTGATCAACCAACAAACCCGCCTGACCGCCGAACTCGGAAAGCTCGAGCAACAACGCATCGCCGCCGAAGACCAGATCAAGATCGTCACCGCCCAACTTGAGCAGTTCGGGGATCTCTCATTCGACCCGGCCCGGCTGGCACAACTTGAACAGGAGATCCCCCCGCTCGAACTTGCCGAAAGCAAACTGCATCAACTTCGGGCCGATCTGGCGCGACGTGACCGGCTGGAGTCCGACCTTGCCGCCACCGACCAAAAACTGGCTGACCTTCGAACCGAGGCCGAAAAGATACGCGCCGAGATTGCCGCGATCGGTTTTGACCGGACCGCGCTCGACCAGATCCAGCGCGATTGGCATCACGCCAACGAAACGGCCGAGTCGGCCAAGTCAGATCTGATCCGGGCCGAGCATGCCCGCGACCTGGCCAATCAGGAGATAACCCTGACCGAACAACAGCTCGGACAGTTTGAGCAGATCAGCAAAGAGATCGAGCAGAGCCGTCAAGCGCAGTTCCGATCCGAGACCCTGGCGCGCTTGCTGTCGGATTTCAAAAAACATCTGATCGCCCGGATCCGCCCCCGCCTGGCCGAACTGACCGGCCAGTTATTAGCTGACATGACCGATGGCCGCTATACCTTGGTGGCGCTGGATGAAGAGTACCGGCTCCGCCTGAACGACCTCGGGCAGTTCTACGGGATCGAGCGATTCTCCGGCGGCGAGACCGATCTGGCGAATCTCTGCCTCCGGCTTGCCATCTCGCAGGCGCTGACCGAGTCGGCCGGGATGGACCGCTCGTTTGTCATGCTCGATGAAGTCTTCGGCTCGCAGGACGAGGCCCGCCGGGATCTGGTGGTGCAGGGGTTGATCTCATTGCGGGGACGGTTCCCCCAGATGATCCTGATCACCCATTTTGAGGAGCTGAAGCAGAAAGTGGAAATGCTGGTGGAACTGGTCCCGACGAGACACGGATGGTCCGAAGTGAGGGTGAATGGCGCGGTCGCGTAG
- the trpS gene encoding tryptophan--tRNA ligase — translation MNTTTDTKAQPVETVTARRETILSGMQPSGALHIGNLEGALRNWVELQDKYHMFCCIVDWHSLTGEHEDTSKLKERIFQMAVDWMAAGLDPEKVAIFIQSDVKEHAELHLIFSMLITVPTLTRLPTYLEKKDQLDTYGFLGYPVLQAADICLYNANKVPVGKDQEKHIWLANDLAKRFNLLYGKTFNEPEALFTEIPLILGSDARKMSKSLDNHIPIEFTDEQTIKRLKTFFTDPQKLRKGDPGNPDKCPVYLLHRIYTPNAENEIAPPCRTGELGCVDCKMKLAQNLNDALRPIRERRIDLVKHPDRVWDVLTTGAERARSRAQNVMEKVRDRMKMNYRKKK, via the coding sequence ATGAATACGACTACGGACACCAAAGCACAGCCGGTTGAAACCGTCACCGCACGCCGGGAGACTATCCTCTCCGGCATGCAACCATCTGGCGCCCTTCATATTGGCAATCTCGAAGGAGCCCTCCGCAACTGGGTCGAGCTGCAGGACAAATACCACATGTTCTGCTGTATTGTCGACTGGCACTCCCTCACCGGCGAACACGAGGATACCTCCAAGCTCAAAGAGCGGATATTCCAGATGGCAGTTGACTGGATGGCGGCCGGACTTGACCCCGAAAAGGTGGCGATCTTCATCCAGTCCGATGTCAAGGAACATGCCGAACTGCATCTGATCTTTTCGATGTTGATCACGGTTCCGACATTGACCCGACTTCCCACTTATCTTGAGAAAAAAGATCAGCTTGATACCTACGGTTTTCTCGGTTACCCGGTGTTGCAGGCGGCCGATATCTGCCTCTACAACGCCAACAAAGTACCGGTCGGTAAAGATCAGGAGAAGCATATCTGGCTGGCGAATGATCTGGCCAAGCGGTTCAATCTGCTTTACGGAAAAACGTTTAACGAACCGGAAGCACTGTTCACCGAGATCCCGCTGATTTTGGGATCTGATGCGCGGAAGATGTCGAAGTCGCTGGATAATCATATCCCGATCGAGTTCACCGATGAACAGACGATCAAGCGGCTGAAGACATTTTTCACCGATCCGCAGAAATTGCGCAAGGGGGATCCGGGGAATCCGGATAAATGTCCGGTCTATCTGCTGCATCGCATCTACACCCCGAATGCAGAGAATGAGATCGCCCCGCCCTGTCGCACCGGCGAGTTGGGGTGTGTTGATTGCAAGATGAAACTGGCGCAGAATCTGAATGATGCGCTTCGTCCGATACGCGAGCGGCGGATCGACCTGGTGAAACACCCGGACAGAGTCTGGGATGTTCTGACCACCGGAGCCGAGCGGGCCCGTTCCCGCGCACAGAATGTCATGGAAAAAGTGCGCGACCGGATGAAAATGAACTACCGAAAGAAGAAATAG
- a CDS encoding PQQ-binding-like beta-propeller repeat protein produces the protein MTGAYIGDEFSVMFDGAQQLDHVAIIDEIDIVIRYAKRAAAVPGLPVRVSIWSDAGGFPDALIYSEEYALPNVSAATWFTFPMTTPVTIDAPKYHVSLGYGTGAVISDSLSFRAGVPSNNVRSNYYYLGWMDMLSAFGLQLDNWMSPHQCEVYTVCNLNSPFGGSVYLWDTPDPTFFGATLNGWAQRFVAAGPETLQVVQLQHLVYDAWGYVYSGSSTNGVDVMVMGDDGFGNPDGIPMATVNVPAGIGLFPNGGFAAGPGPKWQVINVDFSSFNLVVSGPYHLALKMTSDLPADGVLRWATNNWGAQTQTGGSLNFTAPGDAWTRTGVASFWADSAGFPDAGFLIRGYTCQDEFYNCESQVLYATAPTWAYTMRPAGLLEGYQKVNADVINRVDKIRVLATNKTLDAITPVLPQMDLRIMSDGGADPGAMMWNTIITPNFAPNAAGWTEVVIPGGFQVLGDFFVGYANVSSGTAAGDTLRMITDDGAGPYVNGGARFLVPVLGPGYFSSEDIFGPGDQENMVIEVDFCSVIIPGWTCVAADWPTNAGDYARTGHSGVPLSDAYCDLNIKWTYTDPGFGSNTAGGGAIQQNAPIIWDTFVVCVQNSKINILSLNTGLSLASFTGNVAPYYVAVSLVRSTPTIATIDVGGIPKPVLFYGGGSSMMAVLMEPGFPVLWDLRGANAIAKGYLAGEVASGFTNWSAPVVANIAGTDMVFFGTQMSQILAADAETGNKLWGTTLVSNPVRNLAFDGASLYTATIAAPPGIPDGDVYKLSAATGAIQRQLSVDGPLEGTSTLGSTNETFADQLALYAGKVYVTSSYFTPVFDDEGLLYILDAATFDVVAVSPTQHTYQGGGLNPAANIMMHATTVIVAGGSTWTSTPLGGTVISHNRFTGGINWISDGGVAKTTGSTLGNGFMTCEGDGTNAQIYLFNSDGYLSCFDAADGNEIFHRRIDHLSLGFTSAGAGGAISQDGIVVFGTFAGSMIALEKGADRGRLEIMDYTPTTPVSFGNAPSFPVTLPAIYTNTGCATVTGTYTIDLASNGSVGPGVGQWSDFDVSDRAASIADQLTDRSTKAFKGSGLVTANDELRVDANSRSMNRAALAMPPYINGAATLPLTVNPGDTFDIVLDVNQAILPRGPNKFYISFDTDDPDFFLNDVTADPEIMVTLVGGCLIDTTHLKFGAGSANLQSVANSGRLGTGDWGPTPGNFKILGDAASFYQGTYVYGVTRSRIALNSQDWWSGGEEADAWTSMQADQNRCNDDCKPALQTGVSLGSITTDGITYIPLTGNLVCKDYIDSVQVFDPDGAGAAAWNWLNFETAFFDNDSTMGLVVSTSTFGAVDVAAPYTMLNDVSVEIMKVKTRNGQELNNWKFGVGIDYDVVNPDTAGIDRTISTVFTYGADITAPTPQKVWGMVKLPFGGGCAGDEYTPLKNVKALARAQSMTSPSTGGTARGNGFADSSYFWMNQPIGGSSQGSMHSADDQDVFATFVEKSFAAGGDSVSFAIAHFAMNVVDPEITSHYAPLATLLNKWVGYGRGDINNDGVVNLADIIALADNVAGSGPGAIPFAHLGDVDGDGLINGADVTYLVNYYFHYGPCPVGKFIIQ, from the coding sequence TTGACTGGTGCGTATATCGGTGACGAATTCTCAGTGATGTTCGATGGTGCCCAGCAGTTGGACCACGTCGCCATTATTGACGAAATCGATATCGTTATCCGTTACGCGAAGCGCGCAGCGGCGGTCCCGGGTCTCCCGGTTCGTGTCAGCATTTGGTCTGACGCGGGCGGTTTCCCGGATGCCCTCATTTATAGCGAAGAGTATGCATTGCCGAACGTGTCCGCGGCGACGTGGTTCACTTTCCCGATGACGACTCCGGTCACCATCGATGCTCCGAAGTACCACGTATCCCTCGGATACGGTACGGGTGCGGTGATCAGTGACTCCCTGTCTTTCCGCGCTGGTGTTCCTTCGAACAACGTTCGTTCGAACTACTACTACCTGGGCTGGATGGACATGCTTTCCGCTTTTGGTCTCCAGTTGGATAACTGGATGTCCCCGCATCAGTGTGAAGTTTACACGGTGTGTAACCTGAATTCGCCGTTTGGCGGATCGGTTTATCTGTGGGATACCCCGGATCCGACATTCTTTGGCGCTACCCTCAATGGATGGGCTCAGCGTTTCGTGGCCGCCGGCCCCGAGACTCTGCAGGTCGTTCAGCTACAGCACCTCGTTTATGATGCATGGGGCTATGTCTATAGTGGCTCAAGCACCAACGGCGTGGATGTTATGGTGATGGGTGACGATGGCTTCGGCAATCCCGATGGGATTCCGATGGCGACGGTGAATGTACCTGCCGGCATTGGCCTCTTCCCGAACGGCGGCTTTGCGGCCGGCCCGGGCCCGAAGTGGCAGGTCATTAATGTTGATTTCTCGTCGTTTAATCTCGTTGTCTCCGGACCGTATCACCTGGCTCTGAAAATGACCAGTGATCTTCCGGCCGACGGCGTACTGCGTTGGGCGACCAACAACTGGGGTGCCCAGACTCAAACCGGCGGGTCGTTGAATTTCACCGCCCCTGGTGATGCCTGGACCCGTACTGGCGTAGCCTCCTTCTGGGCTGACTCCGCCGGTTTCCCGGATGCTGGTTTCTTGATCCGTGGTTATACTTGTCAGGACGAATTCTACAATTGCGAGAGCCAAGTTCTCTACGCGACCGCACCGACCTGGGCGTACACGATGCGTCCTGCCGGTCTTCTGGAAGGTTACCAGAAGGTTAATGCCGACGTGATCAATCGCGTCGACAAGATCCGCGTGCTTGCGACGAACAAGACACTCGATGCAATTACCCCAGTGCTTCCGCAAATGGATCTCCGGATCATGTCCGATGGCGGCGCTGATCCTGGCGCGATGATGTGGAATACCATCATCACACCGAACTTTGCTCCTAATGCGGCTGGGTGGACGGAAGTGGTAATCCCTGGTGGTTTCCAGGTTCTCGGTGACTTCTTTGTCGGTTATGCCAACGTCTCGTCAGGGACAGCGGCAGGCGACACCCTTCGCATGATCACAGATGATGGAGCCGGCCCGTACGTTAACGGCGGCGCTCGCTTCCTCGTCCCTGTGCTTGGTCCGGGATACTTCAGCTCAGAAGATATCTTTGGCCCTGGCGACCAGGAGAATATGGTCATCGAAGTTGATTTCTGCTCGGTCATCATTCCTGGATGGACTTGCGTAGCGGCGGATTGGCCGACCAACGCCGGTGATTATGCTCGCACCGGACACTCTGGCGTGCCTCTTTCTGACGCTTATTGCGATCTGAATATCAAGTGGACCTATACGGATCCTGGTTTCGGCAGCAACACTGCGGGTGGCGGCGCCATTCAGCAGAACGCTCCGATCATTTGGGATACGTTTGTGGTTTGCGTTCAGAACTCTAAGATCAACATTCTCAGCTTGAACACCGGCCTTTCGCTGGCGTCCTTCACCGGTAACGTTGCCCCGTACTACGTGGCAGTGTCATTGGTTCGCTCGACCCCGACGATCGCGACGATCGACGTGGGCGGCATTCCGAAACCGGTTCTCTTCTATGGTGGTGGTAGCTCGATGATGGCAGTCTTGATGGAGCCCGGCTTCCCAGTTCTCTGGGATCTCCGCGGAGCCAACGCGATCGCCAAGGGTTATCTCGCTGGTGAAGTAGCTTCAGGCTTTACAAACTGGTCTGCCCCTGTCGTGGCCAACATTGCCGGCACCGACATGGTCTTCTTTGGTACTCAGATGTCCCAGATCTTAGCGGCTGACGCTGAGACTGGTAACAAGCTGTGGGGTACCACGCTGGTTTCGAACCCTGTTCGTAACCTGGCGTTTGACGGCGCCAGCCTGTACACCGCGACGATCGCGGCTCCTCCGGGAATCCCGGACGGCGACGTGTACAAGCTCAGCGCGGCGACCGGCGCTATCCAGCGTCAGTTGTCAGTTGATGGTCCGCTGGAAGGTACTTCGACTCTTGGTTCGACCAACGAGACGTTTGCCGATCAGCTGGCGTTGTATGCTGGCAAGGTGTACGTGACCTCTTCGTATTTCACTCCGGTGTTTGACGATGAAGGATTGCTGTACATTCTTGACGCGGCGACGTTTGATGTCGTAGCGGTCTCCCCGACTCAGCATACGTATCAGGGCGGCGGATTGAATCCGGCGGCCAACATCATGATGCACGCGACGACCGTCATCGTGGCTGGTGGTTCGACCTGGACGAGCACTCCGCTGGGCGGCACGGTTATTTCGCACAATCGCTTCACTGGCGGTATCAACTGGATCAGTGACGGCGGCGTGGCGAAGACGACCGGCTCCACTCTGGGTAACGGTTTCATGACCTGCGAAGGTGACGGGACCAATGCTCAGATCTACCTGTTCAACTCCGATGGTTATCTCTCCTGTTTCGATGCCGCCGACGGCAACGAAATTTTCCATCGTCGTATTGACCACCTGTCACTTGGTTTCACCAGCGCTGGCGCGGGTGGAGCGATCTCGCAGGATGGTATCGTAGTCTTTGGTACCTTTGCCGGTTCGATGATCGCCCTTGAAAAAGGCGCGGATCGCGGCCGTCTCGAGATCATGGACTATACTCCGACGACGCCGGTTTCGTTCGGCAACGCGCCGAGCTTCCCGGTGACTCTGCCGGCTATCTATACGAACACTGGTTGCGCGACCGTGACCGGTACATACACGATCGACCTCGCGTCGAATGGATCCGTTGGGCCGGGTGTCGGCCAGTGGAGCGACTTTGACGTATCCGATCGCGCTGCCTCCATCGCCGATCAGTTGACCGACCGTTCTACGAAGGCGTTCAAAGGATCCGGCCTGGTGACGGCTAACGACGAACTGCGCGTGGATGCGAACTCACGTTCGATGAATCGTGCGGCTTTGGCGATGCCGCCGTACATTAACGGCGCCGCGACCCTTCCGCTGACAGTGAATCCTGGCGACACGTTCGACATCGTGTTGGATGTCAACCAGGCTATTCTGCCACGTGGTCCGAACAAATTCTACATTTCGTTCGACACCGATGATCCGGACTTCTTCCTGAACGATGTGACGGCAGATCCCGAGATCATGGTGACCCTCGTTGGCGGTTGCTTGATCGATACCACTCACCTGAAGTTCGGCGCCGGCTCTGCTAACCTGCAGTCCGTGGCGAACTCTGGTCGTTTGGGTACCGGTGACTGGGGCCCAACCCCGGGTAACTTCAAGATCCTGGGCGATGCAGCCTCCTTCTATCAGGGCACATATGTTTACGGCGTAACCCGTAGCCGTATCGCTCTGAACTCTCAGGACTGGTGGAGCGGTGGTGAGGAAGCTGATGCATGGACGTCTATGCAGGCTGACCAGAACCGTTGCAATGATGATTGCAAGCCGGCTCTCCAGACTGGCGTCTCTCTTGGTTCGATCACGACTGACGGTATCACGTATATCCCGCTGACCGGTAACCTGGTTTGCAAGGATTACATTGACTCCGTTCAGGTCTTCGATCCGGATGGCGCTGGTGCGGCGGCGTGGAACTGGCTGAACTTTGAAACGGCGTTCTTCGACAACGACTCGACCATGGGTCTTGTGGTGTCGACGAGCACGTTCGGTGCAGTTGATGTTGCAGCTCCGTATACCATGCTGAATGATGTCTCCGTTGAAATCATGAAAGTCAAGACCCGTAACGGCCAGGAATTGAATAACTGGAAGTTCGGCGTTGGTATTGACTATGACGTCGTGAACCCGGATACCGCTGGTATCGACCGTACGATCTCGACGGTCTTCACCTACGGCGCGGATATCACTGCGCCTACTCCTCAGAAGGTCTGGGGTATGGTGAAGCTGCCGTTTGGCGGCGGTTGCGCCGGCGACGAGTACACTCCGCTGAAGAACGTCAAGGCCTTGGCTCGCGCCCAGTCCATGACCTCTCCTTCGACCGGTGGTACCGCTCGCGGTAACGGTTTCGCCGATTCGTCCTACTTCTGGATGAACCAGCCGATCGGCGGTTCTTCACAGGGTAGCATGCACTCTGCGGATGACCAAGACGTGTTTGCGACGTTCGTCGAGAAGAGCTTTGCGGCAGGCGGAGATTCCGTCTCGTTCGCGATCGCCCACTTCGCGATGAATGTTGTTGATCCGGAAATCACTTCGCACTACGCTCCGTTGGCCACCCTGCTGAACAAGTGGGTTGGTTATGGTCGTGGTGACATCAATAATGACGGCGTGGTCAACCTCGCTGACATTATTGCTTTGGCTGACAACGTTGCCGGCTCCGGTCCGGGCGCCATTCCGTTTGCTCACCTCGGTGATGTGGACGGCGACGGCCTGATCAACGGTGCTGACGTCACTTACCTGGTGAACTACTACTTCCACTACGGCCCGTGCCCGGTGGGTAAGTTCATCATCCAGTAA
- a CDS encoding thermonuclease family protein, protein MARSRRKGKKLRKLTWLVAGLIVVSAVSYRYVEQVGHDRPARESTRFTVKKVVDGDTVELTGGDKLRLLSVDTPEKGERFHDEARDLLARLTKDRPAKVEYADTRRDKYGRLLGYLYVDDTLFVNQALVDSGFAYVYLFKDNDRDRSEVRHLIEAQRRAIERKQALFGLSYEREEYYVANASSFRLHRPGCESVSDIKPHNVRRFATREEGIGEGLSPCRNCKP, encoded by the coding sequence ATGGCGCGGTCGCGTAGAAAAGGGAAGAAGCTTCGCAAACTGACCTGGCTGGTCGCCGGGTTGATTGTTGTGTCGGCAGTTTCATACCGTTATGTCGAGCAGGTCGGCCATGACCGACCCGCCCGCGAGTCGACCCGGTTTACAGTCAAAAAAGTGGTCGATGGTGACACGGTCGAACTGACCGGCGGCGACAAGCTGCGGCTTTTGTCTGTTGACACCCCGGAAAAAGGGGAACGGTTCCACGACGAGGCCCGCGACCTACTGGCTCGCCTGACCAAAGATCGGCCCGCCAAAGTGGAATATGCCGATACCCGCCGCGATAAGTACGGACGGTTGCTGGGCTACCTGTATGTCGACGATACGCTGTTTGTGAATCAGGCGCTGGTCGATTCCGGATTCGCTTATGTTTATCTCTTCAAAGATAACGATCGTGACCGAAGTGAGGTGCGCCACCTGATCGAGGCACAGCGACGGGCGATCGAGCGGAAGCAGGCGCTGTTTGGATTGTCGTACGAGCGGGAGGAGTATTATGTCGCGAACGCATCCTCCTTTCGTTTGCACCGTCCGGGGTGCGAATCGGTCAGTGATATCAAGCCGCACAATGTTCGACGGTTCGCCACTCGGGAAGAGGGGATAGGGGAAGGGTTATCCCCCTGCCGCAACTGCAAACCGTAA
- a CDS encoding segregation/condensation protein A, with amino-acid sequence MEQTLDHPTNDYRVDLDVFNGPMDLLLFLIKKEEVDIYDIPIARITQQYLSYLDLMRNLNLEVAGEFILMAATLIHIKARLLLPRDENDPEEEDPREELIMALLEYKKYKEAGEILRERALLEETTFVPPPLLGDVKGKVDLSPATTLFDLIAAFKSVLSSRHEEVVHEVIVEEITIEDRIKAVLVSLQDREYAPFIELFEQSQKRIVAVVTFIAILELARTRRVSIQQTAPFTEIRLYRGEYYHVPIQQEQIDIVEATAMTEQAEAV; translated from the coding sequence ATGGAACAGACACTCGACCATCCCACCAATGATTACCGGGTCGATCTGGACGTTTTTAACGGCCCCATGGATCTGCTCCTCTTCCTAATCAAGAAAGAGGAAGTGGACATTTATGATATTCCGATCGCCCGGATCACGCAGCAGTATCTGAGCTATCTCGATCTGATGCGGAACCTCAATCTCGAGGTGGCCGGCGAGTTCATCCTGATGGCCGCGACGCTGATCCATATCAAGGCTCGCCTGCTTCTGCCGCGCGATGAGAACGATCCCGAAGAAGAGGATCCGCGCGAAGAGCTGATCATGGCTCTGCTCGAGTACAAAAAGTACAAAGAGGCAGGGGAGATCCTTCGCGAGCGAGCGCTGCTGGAAGAAACGACGTTTGTTCCGCCGCCGCTATTGGGAGATGTCAAAGGGAAAGTCGATCTCAGCCCGGCGACCACGCTGTTCGACCTGATCGCCGCTTTCAAGTCGGTGCTATCGAGCAGACACGAAGAAGTGGTGCACGAAGTGATCGTCGAAGAGATCACGATCGAAGATCGGATCAAGGCAGTGCTGGTGTCGCTGCAGGATCGCGAATACGCGCCGTTTATCGAGCTGTTCGAGCAGTCGCAAAAACGTATCGTGGCGGTAGTGACATTCATCGCCATTCTCGAATTGGCGCGAACCCGACGGGTGAGCATTCAGCAGACCGCGCCTTTTACTGAGATCCGGCTCTATCGCGGAGAGTATTATCATGTGCCGATCCAGCAAGAGCAGATCGATATCGTTGAAGCGACCGCGATGACCGAGCAGGCGGAGGCAGTGTGA